From the Hymenobacter yonginensis genome, one window contains:
- a CDS encoding chemotaxis protein CheB, producing MSDRSLSFTILLGNLPTALRLRLLRLFQGQPDWQVVGGADAGTDLPAAARRLRPSLIIVGQNQLRDIEQLRRSATIPVLLFAEAPPLPGMLREVAAWGVYGYFQPDSGQPLWAAELLRQVRQAMPAPVRPLAQPTAATAVPGIATGLVIVGGSTGGTLAVEQLVRALPTTLSCAVLVAVHLPASFLSSFVDRLRRATALPVVAGGAGVVLQPGQIVVAPGGRNSLVTAAANSPWQAWQTEFTAELSPSGDEPSLDVLMRSAARTVGRNVLGVVLTGLGRDGTLGAQAIRQHGGTVLVQDEASSAVFSMPKSVIQAGWANAVLPLHELPKAIGRHVALFQQASAQARLPHLIPARAF from the coding sequence GTGTCCGACCGTTCCCTTTCTTTTACCATTCTGCTGGGTAACCTGCCCACTGCTCTGCGGCTACGGCTGCTGCGCCTGTTTCAGGGCCAGCCAGACTGGCAGGTGGTGGGCGGCGCAGATGCGGGGACGGATCTGCCGGCGGCGGCCCGTCGGCTCCGGCCCAGCCTGATCATCGTGGGGCAAAACCAGCTGCGCGATATCGAGCAGTTGCGCCGGTCGGCCACTATCCCCGTGCTGCTTTTCGCAGAGGCGCCGCCGCTGCCGGGAATGCTGCGCGAGGTAGCAGCCTGGGGCGTTTATGGTTACTTTCAGCCCGACTCTGGGCAGCCGCTCTGGGCGGCCGAACTGCTGCGTCAGGTGCGGCAGGCCATGCCGGCGCCCGTGCGCCCGTTGGCACAGCCTACGGCAGCCACAGCCGTCCCCGGCATTGCTACCGGCTTGGTGATAGTGGGCGGCTCTACGGGCGGCACGCTGGCGGTCGAGCAACTGGTGCGGGCCCTGCCCACCACGCTGTCCTGTGCGGTGCTGGTGGCCGTGCATCTGCCGGCCTCTTTTCTATCGTCGTTCGTCGACCGGTTGCGGCGGGCTACGGCCCTGCCCGTAGTGGCGGGAGGCGCGGGGGTAGTGCTGCAGCCCGGGCAGATTGTGGTGGCGCCCGGTGGCCGCAACTCCCTGGTTACGGCCGCTGCCAACAGCCCGTGGCAGGCCTGGCAGACGGAATTCACCGCCGAGCTCAGCCCATCCGGCGACGAACCGTCTCTGGACGTGCTGATGCGCTCGGCCGCCCGCACGGTGGGCCGCAACGTGCTGGGGGTGGTCTTGACCGGCCTGGGACGCGACGGTACGCTGGGGGCTCAGGCCATCCGGCAGCACGGTGGCACGGTGCTGGTGCAGGATGAAGCTTCCTCGGCCGTGTTTTCCATGCCCAAATCAGTAATTCAGGCGGGGTGGGCTAATGCTGTGCTGCCCCTCCACGAGCTACCCAAGGCCATTGGCCGGCACGTTGCCCTGTTCCAGCAGGCTTCCGCGCAGGCGCGGCTGCCCCATCTTATTCCTGCCCGCGCTTTTTAA
- a CDS encoding response regulator has protein sequence MKNRILIVDDSFYMRTMLKNMLTDAGYEVVGEAANGQQALEMAAATKPDLITLDVILPDNTGLDVLKGIRLNDPDVKVVMCSAVGQEVIVTEALESGASAYIVKPFSEEKVLEIVSTALQPAE, from the coding sequence ATGAAAAACCGCATTCTCATCGTCGACGACTCTTTCTACATGCGCACGATGCTCAAGAACATGCTCACCGATGCCGGCTACGAGGTAGTAGGAGAAGCCGCCAACGGCCAGCAGGCGCTTGAAATGGCGGCCGCCACCAAACCCGACCTGATTACCCTGGACGTGATTCTGCCCGACAACACCGGACTGGACGTGCTCAAAGGCATCCGCCTCAACGACCCGGACGTGAAAGTGGTGATGTGTAGCGCCGTAGGGCAGGAGGTTATCGTGACCGAAGCGCTGGAAAGCGGGGCATCGGCCTATATCGTGAAGCCTTTCTCTGAGGAGAAGGTGCTGGAAATCGTCAGCACTGCCCTGCAGCCTGCCGAATAG
- a CDS encoding methyl-accepting chemotaxis protein: MASGKTTSPARRSAASAPADSTPAPAVTTVVPAKPANGKAPAVGDAARRSGSAKGSNLRGTATLENTDYVNEQLNRVLYALDAFKKGDVSVRLTKQNDDIFAEIAEAYNSMVEMIGGVGGEVSRISKVAGVEGNLKARASAENAAGFWRDMINNINGLVDSIAVPVLEVGKVLKNISKGNLDETFQIPVSGDFKVMAETINKTIDNLNLFAGEVTRVAQEVGTEGKLGGQASVPNVGGIWKDLTDNVNYMASNLTSQVRDIANVATAVAKGDLTQKITVDVKGELLQLKQNLNQMVDSLNLFAGEVTRVAQEVGTEGKLGGQALVPNVSGVWKDLTDNVNNMASNLTLQVRDIANVATAVAKGDLSQKITVDVKGELLQLKQNLNQMVDSLNLFAGEVTRVALEVGTEGKLGGQADVPNVAGVWKELTDNVNNMASNLTLQVRDIANVATAVAKGDLSQKITVDVKGELLQLKQNLNQMVDSLNLFAGEVTRVALEVGTEGKLGGQASVPNVAGVWKDLTDNVNYMASNLTSQVRDIANVATAVARGDLSQKMTVDVKGEILELKNILNQMVDSLNIFGDEVTRVAREVGTEGKLGGQASVPRVSGTWKDLTDNVNYMASNLTSQVRDIANVASAVAKGDLTQKMTVDVKGEILDLKNILNQMVDSLNIFAGEVTRVAREVGTEGILGGQASVPNVSGTWKDLTDNVNTMASNLTSQVRDIANVATAVAKGDLSQKVTVNVRGELLQLKENLNQMVDSLNTFGDEVTRVAREVGTEGKLGGQADVPNVRGTWKDLTDNVNFMAASLTSQVRDIANVTTAVARGDLSQKVSVDVKGELLDLKDNINRMVDSLNIFAGEVTRVAQEVGTEGKLGGQADVPNVSGVWKDLTDNVNTMATNLTTQVRGIGKVVTGVSQGDLTQKLTLEAKGEVAELADTINRMVDDLNRLALEVSRVAKVAGVEGKLTERATVGGVSGSWKEIVDTLNDLLESIASPVLEVSRVVRAISEGDLTQQVEIQTAGDIKSMADALNLAVDNLNDLLAEINESSQVVGTSSEEMAAKGQEMSRVTVDVALAMQQMAEGAQNQALKTDQAFKLIEEIMQATKETAGKADVGIKAAILGEQTSQLGLKTVAEVVKNMEEISAAAAQTAKTIEVLSARSQDISKSLGVITDIASQTNLLALNAAIEAARAGEAGRGFAVVAEEIRKLAEGSRRSASEIGTLVDDVRKDTTSAATAISTMEGRVLKGKNATFEASSAFKNIATSSGETLRTSRDILTATEIQKTSIGDVVKYVEEVVAIAEQTASGTQQVAGTAKQLSSSMHELTVSSQRLTDIADDLQLGLSNFQLLEEIEPEPEPEPIRHRARRVAHQPASATPERDRATARRADAATDAAHAQVVANRPLTTTRRGDARATAAAPAPVRSQTNAEQTEAQRSRKASRRKADATPAEPAPNGKAGAEAPAAKPARARSRKEAK; this comes from the coding sequence ATGGCATCAGGTAAGACTACTTCTCCCGCCCGCCGTTCTGCCGCCTCCGCCCCGGCCGACAGCACTCCGGCTCCGGCCGTTACCACCGTGGTGCCTGCCAAGCCCGCCAACGGCAAGGCGCCCGCCGTCGGCGACGCCGCGCGCCGCAGCGGAAGTGCCAAAGGGTCCAACCTGCGCGGAACGGCGACCCTGGAAAACACCGATTACGTCAACGAGCAGCTCAACCGGGTGCTCTACGCCCTCGACGCCTTCAAGAAAGGCGACGTTTCGGTGCGCCTGACCAAGCAGAACGACGACATTTTCGCCGAAATAGCCGAGGCCTACAACTCCATGGTGGAGATGATTGGCGGGGTAGGGGGCGAGGTGTCTCGCATCTCGAAGGTGGCTGGGGTGGAAGGCAACCTGAAAGCCCGCGCGTCGGCCGAGAATGCCGCCGGTTTCTGGCGCGACATGATCAACAATATCAACGGCCTCGTCGACAGCATTGCGGTGCCGGTGCTGGAGGTGGGCAAGGTGCTCAAGAACATCAGCAAGGGCAACCTCGACGAAACCTTCCAGATTCCGGTTTCCGGCGACTTCAAGGTGATGGCCGAAACCATCAATAAGACCATCGACAACCTCAACCTGTTTGCCGGCGAAGTAACCCGCGTGGCGCAGGAAGTGGGCACGGAAGGCAAGCTCGGCGGCCAGGCGTCGGTACCCAACGTGGGCGGCATCTGGAAAGACCTGACCGACAACGTAAACTACATGGCCTCCAACCTGACGAGTCAGGTGCGGGACATTGCCAACGTAGCCACCGCCGTAGCAAAGGGCGACCTGACCCAGAAAATCACCGTGGACGTGAAGGGCGAGCTGCTGCAGTTGAAGCAGAACCTGAACCAGATGGTGGACTCGCTCAACCTGTTCGCCGGCGAAGTAACCCGCGTGGCGCAGGAAGTGGGCACCGAGGGCAAGCTCGGCGGCCAGGCGCTGGTGCCCAACGTGAGCGGTGTGTGGAAAGACCTGACCGACAATGTAAACAACATGGCTTCCAACCTGACGCTTCAGGTACGGGACATTGCCAACGTGGCCACGGCCGTAGCCAAAGGCGACTTGTCGCAGAAAATCACCGTGGACGTGAAGGGCGAGCTGCTGCAGTTGAAGCAGAACTTGAACCAAATGGTGGACTCGCTCAACCTGTTTGCCGGCGAAGTAACCCGCGTGGCGCTGGAAGTGGGCACCGAAGGTAAGCTTGGCGGTCAGGCCGACGTGCCGAACGTGGCCGGCGTCTGGAAGGAGCTGACCGACAACGTAAACAACATGGCCTCGAACCTGACGCTGCAGGTACGAGACATTGCCAACGTAGCTACGGCCGTAGCCAAAGGTGACCTGTCGCAGAAAATTACCGTGGACGTGAAAGGGGAGCTGCTGCAATTGAAGCAGAACCTGAACCAGATGGTGGACTCGCTCAACCTGTTTGCCGGCGAAGTAACCCGCGTGGCGCTGGAAGTAGGCACTGAAGGAAAGCTCGGCGGCCAGGCGTCGGTACCGAACGTGGCCGGTGTGTGGAAGGACCTCACCGACAACGTGAACTACATGGCCTCCAACCTGACCTCTCAGGTGCGGGACATTGCCAACGTGGCCACGGCCGTAGCCCGCGGCGACCTGAGCCAGAAAATGACGGTAGATGTGAAAGGAGAAATCCTGGAGCTGAAGAACATCCTCAACCAGATGGTGGACTCACTCAACATCTTCGGCGACGAAGTAACCCGCGTGGCCCGCGAAGTAGGCACCGAGGGCAAGCTCGGCGGCCAAGCCAGCGTGCCGCGCGTGTCGGGTACCTGGAAAGACCTCACCGATAACGTGAACTACATGGCCTCCAACCTGACGAGTCAGGTGCGGGACATTGCCAACGTAGCCAGCGCCGTAGCCAAAGGCGACCTGACCCAGAAGATGACGGTGGATGTGAAAGGCGAGATTCTCGACCTGAAAAACATTCTCAATCAGATGGTGGACTCGCTCAACATCTTCGCCGGCGAAGTAACCCGCGTGGCCCGCGAAGTAGGCACCGAGGGTATCCTGGGCGGCCAGGCCTCCGTGCCGAACGTGAGCGGCACCTGGAAAGACCTGACTGACAACGTAAACACGATGGCCTCCAACCTGACGAGTCAGGTGCGGGACATTGCCAACGTGGCCACGGCCGTAGCCAAAGGAGACCTGAGCCAGAAAGTGACGGTAAACGTGCGCGGCGAGCTGTTGCAGCTGAAGGAAAACCTCAACCAGATGGTGGACTCGCTCAACACCTTCGGCGACGAAGTAACCCGCGTAGCCCGCGAAGTAGGCACCGAGGGCAAGCTCGGCGGCCAAGCCGACGTACCAAACGTGCGCGGTACCTGGAAAGACCTCACCGACAACGTAAACTTCATGGCCGCCTCGCTCACCAGCCAGGTGCGCGACATTGCCAACGTAACCACCGCCGTAGCCCGCGGCGACCTCAGTCAGAAGGTATCGGTAGATGTGAAAGGCGAGCTGCTCGACCTCAAGGACAACATCAACCGGATGGTGGACTCACTCAACATCTTCGCCGGCGAAGTAACCCGCGTGGCGCAGGAAGTGGGCACCGAGGGCAAACTGGGCGGCCAGGCCGACGTGCCGAACGTGAGCGGCGTGTGGAAAGACCTTACCGACAACGTAAACACCATGGCTACCAACCTTACCACGCAGGTGCGGGGTATCGGTAAGGTAGTGACCGGCGTATCGCAGGGCGACCTGACTCAGAAGCTGACGCTGGAAGCCAAAGGCGAAGTGGCCGAGCTGGCCGACACCATCAACCGCATGGTGGACGACCTGAACCGCCTGGCGCTGGAAGTAAGCCGCGTGGCGAAAGTGGCCGGGGTGGAAGGCAAGCTCACCGAACGCGCCACAGTAGGCGGCGTGAGTGGCTCGTGGAAGGAAATCGTGGACACGCTCAACGACCTGCTCGAATCCATTGCCTCGCCGGTACTGGAAGTGAGCCGCGTGGTACGGGCCATCAGCGAAGGCGACCTGACCCAGCAAGTGGAAATCCAGACCGCCGGCGACATCAAGTCGATGGCCGACGCCCTGAACCTGGCCGTGGATAACCTCAACGACCTGCTGGCCGAAATCAACGAGTCGTCGCAGGTGGTAGGAACGTCGTCGGAGGAAATGGCAGCGAAAGGGCAGGAGATGAGCCGGGTGACCGTCGACGTGGCTTTGGCCATGCAGCAGATGGCCGAAGGCGCCCAGAACCAGGCCCTCAAGACCGACCAAGCCTTCAAGCTGATCGAGGAAATCATGCAGGCCACCAAGGAAACTGCCGGCAAAGCCGATGTGGGTATTAAGGCGGCTATTCTGGGTGAGCAGACTTCCCAGCTCGGCCTCAAAACGGTGGCCGAAGTGGTGAAGAACATGGAAGAAATTTCGGCGGCAGCGGCCCAGACGGCCAAAACCATCGAAGTGCTTTCGGCCCGCTCGCAGGATATCAGCAAGTCGCTGGGCGTTATCACCGACATTGCCTCGCAAACCAACCTGCTGGCTCTGAACGCCGCCATCGAGGCGGCCCGAGCCGGGGAAGCGGGCCGCGGCTTTGCGGTAGTAGCCGAAGAAATCCGCAAGCTGGCCGAAGGCTCCCGCCGCTCGGCCTCGGAAATCGGCACGCTCGTAGACGATGTGCGCAAGGATACCACCTCGGCCGCCACGGCTATCAGCACCATGGAAGGCCGGGTACTGAAAGGCAAGAATGCCACCTTCGAGGCCAGCTCGGCCTTTAAGAACATTGCTACCAGCTCCGGCGAAACCTTGCGCACCTCCCGCGACATCCTCACGGCCACCGAAATTCAGAAAACGTCTATCGGCGACGTGGTGAAGTACGTGGAAGAAGTGGTAGCCATTGCCGAGCAGACGGCCTCGGGCACGCAGCAGGTAGCCGGCACGGCCAAGCAGCTCTCCTCGAGCATGCACGAGCTGACCGTTTCCAGCCAGCGCCTCACCGACATTGCCGACGACCTGCAGCTGGGCCTCTCCAACTTCCAGCTGCTGGAAGAAATCGAGCCGGAGCCCGAGCCGGAGCCCATCCGGCACCGTGCCCGCCGCGTGGCGCACCAGCCGGCCTCGGCCACGCCGGAGCGCGACCGGGCCACGGCCCGCCGTGCTGACGCCGCCACCGATGCGGCCCACGCCCAGGTGGTAGCCAACCGCCCGCTCACGACCACGCGCCGCGGCGACGCCCGTGCCACAGCAGCAGCTCCGGCTCCGGTCCGCTCGCAAACCAATGCCGAGCAGACCGAGGCCCAGCGCAGCCGCAAAGCCAGCCGCCGCAAAGCCGACGCCACGCCCGCCGAGCCCGCCCCGAATGGCAAGGCCGGCGCCGAGGCTCCGGCCGCCAAGCCCGCCCGTGCCCGCAGCCGCAAAGAAGCCAAATAG
- a CDS encoding chemotaxis protein CheW — protein sequence MAEAEQSSDKKTSKPDTIIQLIVFRLGSEEYGLRIEQVKEVTLTPEIARMPKTPPFVKGIANLRGDIIAIIDLEQRFGLRSFEEELPALSYTLAIEAKDYTIGIVVREVPTPLSIPASSIEKAPEFIQDININDKYIEGIVKVDGRIIIVLDMMKLLTPSEIMQLQTR from the coding sequence ATGGCCGAAGCTGAACAATCCAGCGACAAAAAGACGTCGAAGCCCGACACCATCATCCAGCTTATCGTTTTCCGGCTCGGAAGCGAGGAGTATGGCCTGCGCATCGAGCAGGTGAAGGAAGTGACGCTGACACCCGAAATTGCGCGCATGCCCAAAACGCCGCCGTTCGTGAAAGGCATTGCCAACCTGCGCGGCGACATCATTGCCATCATCGACCTGGAGCAGCGCTTCGGCCTGCGGAGCTTCGAGGAGGAATTGCCGGCGCTGTCGTACACGCTGGCCATTGAAGCTAAGGACTACACCATCGGGATTGTAGTCCGTGAAGTGCCCACGCCACTGTCGATTCCGGCCTCCAGCATCGAAAAAGCGCCTGAGTTCATTCAGGACATCAACATCAACGACAAATACATTGAGGGAATCGTGAAGGTGGATGGCCGCATCATCATCGTACTCGATATGATGAAGCTGCTGACCCCCTCAGAGATTATGCAGCTTCAAACGCGCTAA